tacaggtgagcttctCCAAGCACACCTGAATGTATACCGAAATCTTATAGCGTGCATAGGTGAGCTTCTAAGTGCACGGAGGACGCATAATATATCGTGCATACGGGTGAGCTTACcttttaatgcaacaaaccccAGTAGCGTGCAAGGccgggatgtcgaagctgtaaaattgacaacgtggacggcgaggaccagccggccgtgtcacaaagTCAAAATGGAAAACCTCTAAGACTTTGCCCTATGTAAAGTTAATCCAAACATAGAGTAGGTTTAACCACGAGTAAGCATTATTTGTCAAGGGAGGTGACAActtcaacgatccataaataaccTGTGTTGACAGGTGCGcaagtgagtgatctgtgacgcagatgaacagctgatcgtctgatgtatgtcagacgtatctgtcattcaggaccttggacagttccagagcgctgcaCCTTGGGCACCGTctgcatctgagaaatgacaggcttatgattTAAATAGAAGATTTAAAtagaggagaaaagtgttctaCACCACAATTCGCGGAGTTTTAGACTTTTCGCCGTCACTGGACAGGGACAGgccagactttgcataaggacgccttctgaaaggggtcctagctgCTTGAGTTATCGTGTCGTAAAGCAGTCTGCACCGTGGTGGTTAAAGCACGAGATGCATATCaatctgattgaacatagcttataaaggcGATGCAATGATGCAATAAAGCGCTTCACTGTAAGCcttttgagtggccgtccggagagggtgCGATTCAAAATGCTTGGAGCCGTGAAAAGGTCTGAGGCTGCCGTCTCTCTAGGAAGAGaaaataacagccgtaagaccgtgctcgctTGCACCGTCAGTATCGTAGCGGataaactgaggtgggctgcgagcaaATTTCAGCGAGACAGCGtctgaattattttttagaatccagcccggtGTCCCGGGAATGAATCGCCAAAGgtttgacggcgagcgtcgatacAATTATGGGCGGTGGGCAGTGACTGCCTATATTGACCGCTTGCCGGTAAGGCAaaaaagtgtttagagacaccatACAGCCGTGGGGTGTCAATTCACACTAAGGTATAGTAAGAACGGGAATTGCTCTTAGAGAGGAATtcaataccgttcgccactacaGTGAGGTCGCATGACCGACAGTATTACATGTGAATGTTTCTGGATAAACAGACCACACAAAAATAtatcagggcagtccagccgagacGCGATTTAACCCTTTTTCTCCCATACAGTCTGTTCTCTGTCGACGCAGCTATGCTGCGAGTGAGACCAGTCGGCCGTTCAGGTGCACGAGCCTCTGTAGTGACGGTGACCAGAGCAGCTCACAgagcagagcagtatgtctaggtggctTGATGTCAGACTGAAGCCATCACgtagagaggaagtctgccgtgaggcccgcggttttgccgtttattaaaagggcagaaaaaccggggtaagaaatgtaccaatattcagcgcactgatataggacgggaatGAATAAAGGGAGGTGTTCGGGCCTCATTACGCTtgagggtaatatcaacctcaagccGGTTAGGCTCTTATAATAAGTGTTCTTAGTGCTCCAGTAGCGGCGTGTTCGCCCTATCGAGCAGATGAATGAGATTGCGCTGCTCCAGGAGGGTAGGGGCGTAAAGCTCTGTGATCGTTGAACACTAAATTGCTGCACTAGAGGCAAGGAGCCGTAAGACTTACTCTAAAGAAGCCGCCATAGAGACCTCGTCACCGCGGAGGGAGGAGCGAGGGATCTCatcgagagaggaacagcagagGGGAGCATGTAACACAGATCGAACAGCCATGCATCGTATGAGCGGTCTCCACCCAGCGATGCACTCAGAGGGAAATTCATGTAAAGCGTGAACGGTTGCATTGTGACAGAACACGGGGGGGTCAgcccgtgtgtgcttgtcttaGTCTCACGGCTCGTCGTGTGCTTAGCAGGGCGAGCACGTAACATAGATAGAACAACTGTGCATATTAGAGCTGTCTCGGCGTGGGAGGTCCAAGACCGCcgacgcgctcggaggaaattaaTAGGAGCGTATCAGCTCACTGAGCATAGAAAGAGATCTCGCCGCTCAGAGTGTGAGGAGCAAGGAAGTCTGTGAGTGTAAAGCATCAATGGTTGTGTTGTGAAAGAACACAGGGGGAGGGGTCAgcccgtgtgtgcttgtctatgcatctaTCTTAATCTCACGGCTCACCGTTTGCTCATATCAGCTAGAGAgaaacagcagggggagcacgtaACATAGATAGAACAACTGTGCATATGAAAGCGGTCCCGACGTGGGAGGTCCCAGACCAGCGACGCGCTCGGAGTAAATTCATAGGGGCAGAGAGGCTCActcgagccgctgtgctggacgctattacaacagcgcctgaaGTTCTCGCTGAAGGAGAATTCGAATGAGTTCATGCGCCCATTTTCTGACTATTATAGGGCATAGTCCTGCCCTTTTCACGGGCTCGAATGCCATAGGTCTGTAAAttttacagacgttaaccaataggcttctatcgcggagtaaacaggagtttcccccatagcgtcagcaactgacgcaatgcgaagtgaaccgtattgaaagggaacagaCTGTCTGAGAGAGGAAGGGTtaagtcgcgcctcggctggactgccctgaaatgttttttgtgtgttctGTTTATCCAAAAACATTCACATGTAATACTGTCGGTTATGCGACCTCACTGTAGTGCTGAACGGTATTCAATTCCTCTCTAAGAgcaatttccgtgcttactatactgtgtattgacaccctaCGGCTGTATGGTGTCTCTAAATACTTTTTTGCCTTACCGACAAGCAGTCAatatacgcacacacggcccgccgTCCATAATTGTATCGACGCTCGCCGAAAAACAATCCCGGGATCCATGGATTCTAAACAATAATTCAGAGGCTTTCTTGCTGAAATTCGCttgcagcccacctcagtttatCCGCTACGATACTGACGGTGCAAGCGAGCTGTTATTTTCTCTTCCTAGAGAGACGGCAGCCTCAGACCTTTTCacggctccaagcgtttgaatcgcacCCCCTCCGAACGGCCACTCAAaagcttacagccaagcggtttatgacgtttttcggcatATGGCTGGTTTATATCAgtggatccgaagacgctcacacctccgctccgctccaatactctgagaaattaagggtaatatcaacctcaagtaagcttgctacccgccacaatgaGTTTCATTTATGACGCTCGGAAAGCGAGCTTAACACCAGAGCGCGCTCACAGTCAGACatgcggcatctcgtttaaggcGGGCTGACGTATCCCCCTAGCGAGTCCTAGAAAGCTGAATATCTGTTCATTAGACCaattcagtttgactaagctgacgagctgacggccgggacgCTTATGCTTTGAGTTACACACGGCCGCATGAAGTGCTATCGTTACGGTGGTTTCATTTTCACCGAGCCaggctgagatctcgcccctTGTACAagctcattgcatcgcttttataagctatgttcaatcagagtgatacgcatcttgTGCTTAAACCACCAAGGTGCAGACATATTCCCCCGTTACGACAGGCATGTAGAGATTGCATCTGTGAGACACGACCTACATGCCTTATGACACGATGACACAAgttgctaggacccctttcgcGAGGcatccttatgcaaagtctgatctaTCCTTGTCTGGTGACGGGAAAAAGTCTAAACCCCGCGAATTGTGgtgtggaacacttttctcctcactacagaggctcGTGCACGGCGGATCCCTCCCCCTATGCTAATATctatgtggcggcgataacagcaaaccacgcttttacgaccattcatttaattcacaagcctgtcatttctcagatgcggacggttcccgaggcacagcgctctggaactgtccaaggtcagTGGATCAGCTGTTCGTCTGcttcacagatcactcactagcgCACCTGTCAACACAggttatttatggatcgttgaagTTATCACCTCCCTTAACAAATGTTGCTCACTCATGGTTAAACCTACTCCATGTGTGGATTAGCTTTATCTCTGGCAtagtcttagaggtttctcattttgactttgtgacacggccggctggtcctcgccgtcaattttacagcttcgacatccctgcctTGCGCGCTACTggggtttgttgcattaaaagGTGCGCCCataagctcacctgtatgcacgatatggtttaaATTacatgcgtccaccgtgcgcttagagaagctcacctATGCACGCTATAAGATATAAGGCACTTCAGTCCGTTttgtatgcacggcgggatgggattacgttcccccatagcgtcagcaaactgacgcaatgcgaagtgaaccgtattgaacgcttaggttacaaacgcctacgcagcgagtgttatttgGCTGCGCGCTttagtcgaataataatgagctcttgacgcttgacccgcgcttatataaggacgtgtgccacgccgtgcccgggctcaaacgtcattggtctgtattttctacagacgttaaccaataggcttcaatcgcgGAGTAatcaggagtttcccccatagcgtcagcaaactgacgcaatgctcgTTCCAGTTATTTCGGGGAACCGGGGATACGTGAGTATCCTAGCATTTTCTCACTTTTGTAAGTTACATTTGCTAAATGGTGACTCACAGATGATGTGCAGCAATTTGATGCTAATACAATAATGAAAAACACAGACTATAATTacaatgaatttaataaaaatgtctttttcTGCCccattgaaataaaaaacactgtTAGACCCCCATAGGCTTAAAATCAGTGCTGATGTATATGAGTGTTGTCTGTTATAGATTTGACGTTTATGAAAAAAACAAGCATAAGAAATTTCACATTTTGATAAAATGacagcaaaacattaaaaatacaaaatgcaGCATAACTCACAATCAATCGACACCATTCTTCTCTCAAATTATTTTGGTCAGTCCTGTAACCATGAGGCAAACCTTTAAACATACATTACTAAAAAATGTCTAATAGGTAAATAAGCATTAGATGCATTACTTGAAAATCGCAATAAATCTGTAGACCACACAGCAAGCCATTGTTCCAATTCTGCATAAAAACAATAACttgcttaaaataaattaaacaaaactggATGCTCATTTTTTGATAAAGtgggtggctcttaaaagagcctttGGGTGTTGAAAAGCTGTACACTTTATTTGGAGCTGGTGTACTTGGTGACGGCCTTTGTTCCCTCAGACACGGCGTGTTTGGCGAGTTCACCGGGCAGCAGCAGACGCACGGCGGTCTGGATCTCTCTCGATGTGATGGTGGAGCGCTTGTTGTAGTGAGCGAGACGAGAGGACTCACCGGCGATACGCTCGAAAATATCATTGACGAAAGAGTTCATGATGCCCATGGCCTTAGAGGAAATCCCGGTGTCAGGATGAACCTGCTTCAAGACCTTGTAGACGTAGATAGCATAGCTCTCCTTCCTGGACCTCTTGCGCTTCTTGCCGCCCTTCACAGCGGTTTTAGTAACGGCCTTCTTGGACCCCTTCTTAGGTGCGGACTTCGCTGGCTCAGGCATGATTGCTCAAGACAAGAACAACAGAGTGTGTAACGATCAACTCTGGTGAAGAAGTATTTATTCTCTGTTCATGCTAATTTTCTAAGACTACAAACTCATGGTGCTGATTGGGTGTCTTCATTTGACTAACAACACGAATGGATCTTATTGGAGTAGTAAACATGTAAGAGAGCCAATCAAAGTTGTTAAAACGGTAGCCCCACCCATAGCCTAATGTTTGAATTTAATACACCCATTTATTGTAGCGTAGTTGTGCTTTCCCgctcatttttaaaatataatttcttttaAATGTAATCGTTTCTTTGGCAATAGGATGGGCAAATTTAATAAATGAAGGGAGACTTCTCTTTATTTTGCAGTAAATCGTTCATTTAACGAATATACAATATCTCTAGTTATGCAAGTGCTTAAAAGCAGTACTGACGTTACTAAAGAAATAGgttacccaaaaattaaaattcatcatttactcattctcatgttaCGAACCCgcatatttttttctgatgaatcGACGATAATTTGAAAAATTTTCGTAAcaaaaccattcgtggaccccattcattTCCATTGTAAATATCTTAATTTATGCTCATCAGAACGAAGACatttatacaagtttgtaacaacatgaggatgagtaaataatttcattattgggtgaactatcccttaaaaacagcttttgagaacatttttgttgtttagaTTGTGTTCTTTATGCTTGCGGTCCACATAGTGaaattataaactttataattggCAAGAACGTATAGACTGAAAGTACATGTAAGCAATTCATACAAGTCATCTTTTCAGAAACAACCGGAAAAGCGAAGCATTACGAGACCACCGAATAATTATTTAACAGGCATAGTTATAAAGAAATAACCTGTTAACAAACACAATTTATAGAAACAATGCACAGATTTCATCTCTTAATGTTATAATGtgggtggctcttaaaagagccgtTTGGGTTTGAGTAGAACTTCAAGCTTTTAACCTCCAAAACCGTACAGAGTGCGACCCTGTCGTTTCAGAGCATAGACGACATCCATGGCGGTGACGGTCTTTCTCTTGGCGTGCTCAGTGTAGGTGACGGCGTCACGAATAACGTTCTCCAAAAACACCTTCAACACACCGCGAGTCTCCTCATAGATCAGACCGGAAATACGCTTGACACCACCACGACGAGCGAGACGACGGATGGCGGGTTTGGTGATTCCCTGGATGTTATCACGCAAAACCTTGCGATGACGCTTAGCGCCTCCTTTGCCGAGTCCTTTACCGCCTTTGCCTCTTCCTGACATGATTTCAATCTGTAAAAAAGAGAGTGAGAGAAATGGGGAGGTGAACAGGACTTTACAACGGCCTACAGGACCTAGTGGAAACACGCAGCAATGAAGGCGGAGCGTTGTGAAGCATCCCAATTAGAAGCCAAAATCTACCTACAttgtttattatattaatattattattattattattattaatttatttaaatttttattttgactttatttttttattttattttctctgTGTAATGTAAACCCAAATTACCTCTTTGGATGTCTTGTCATGTTGTATGTTTGttcaatatctaaaaaaaaaaaaaacattaaagaaaacattgttttttacaaCTGAATTTTAGCTTTAATCGATTATTAACTGTTTTGATCAGACAACTTTTAAACGtttattttagaaagaaatatAGCAATTACATAAAGCTATGCTTGCTGAATGGATATTAAATGAAACGAgtgatgtgcattattttaataaacctAGTGCTTATAATGTagatgttattaaaatatattttctatcattttacctttaaaacatttatgtttttttttccaagtgctgtgtataaatattttatttagtgATCATCTCAAGAATATCAAATCTGCAAACTACCTTCTGGGAAAGATGATCTTAAGGGAAATCTAAGAAAAGTAGACAATTATACTTTCCATTGGCCACTTTCAGGATTATGTGGGGGGAGAAATCGTTCACCACACCCTTCACTTTCAGATAAATTAGTTAAATTAAAGAGCagacaataaaagaaacacaGTAACGTGTATGTAATTAAACAAACGGAGAAATTTCTCGTTCAGTTGAATTGtggtggctcttaaaagagcctttGTGGTTGGTGAAGTATTACATTTAAGCGCGCTCTCCACGGATGCGGCGAGCCAGTTGGATGTCTTTGGGCATGATAGTGACCCTCTTGGCGTGGATGGCGCACAGATTTGTGTCCTCAAACAGGCCGA
The DNA window shown above is from Paramisgurnus dabryanus chromosome 23, PD_genome_1.1, whole genome shotgun sequence and carries:
- the LOC135780944 gene encoding histone H2B-like; the protein is MPEPAKSAPKKGSKKAVTKTAVKGGKKRKRSRKESYAIYVYKVLKQVHPDTGISSKAMGIMNSFVNDIFERIAGESSRLAHYNKRSTITSREIQTAVRLLLPGELAKHAVSEGTKAVTKYTSSK
- the LOC135788110 gene encoding histone H4; translation: MSGRGKGGKGLGKGGAKRHRKVLRDNIQGITKPAIRRLARRGGVKRISGLIYEETRGVLKVFLENVIRDAVTYTEHAKRKTVTAMDVVYALKRQGRTLYGFGG